Proteins co-encoded in one Bacteroidota bacterium genomic window:
- a CDS encoding T9SS type A sorting domain-containing protein, translated as MKKSLSLICLLLVAGFTKLNAQQLKSCASDEVQKEYFDANPEALREYLANEEQLIKMDKLAANANYSSAKQQSVVYIIPVVFHIVHQYGPENISDAKVREAIRVMNNDFRKLNADTASTIPVFQSLMADCEIEFRLATLDPSGNCTNGIDRIYSPETNNGGESAKFNKWPQNKYLNIWVIKKMGPGHLTAAAYAYTPNNPPPSGDGIICLYDYVGTNPGNTHTLSHEVGHYLNLKHVWGSTNQPNVACGDDNVADTPITKGSNSACLLNLSVCNPPTIENVQNFMDYSFCTTMFTYGQKTRMRNALLSTTANRNNLWSAGNLAATGTANAPVLCAAEFISNNFNNVICENGTISFSDVSYNGQINSRTWNCPGAVLSGTSSFSDSIVTVQYPSSGMYDVTLTVANSTDTVSVTKTQYIQVLPTTAAYSGTNFTESFEVNTIPGTDWEEKNPDNGSVIWTRTTAAASSGSYCAFIENYSADSADVDELIGPTISIAPIANPLFTFKAAFRRKTSGDADALKIYTSVDCGKNWALRKTITASVLESVTGPSTAYFIPTANDWETHTVSIANLLSSTNARIKFQFISGGGNNLYLDDINIITNLNTSDLSEENLNFQVFPNPTNTSATVSFNLEKSQKVKLSVKDIVGKEIETVIQEERPAGIQKIDINKQGQYAAGVYYLNLQIGEKNSVSKLLITQE; from the coding sequence ATGAAAAAATCCCTTTCGTTAATCTGTTTATTACTGGTTGCAGGCTTCACCAAGTTAAATGCCCAACAGCTAAAATCCTGTGCTTCAGATGAGGTACAAAAAGAATATTTTGATGCTAACCCTGAAGCATTGCGTGAGTACCTTGCAAATGAAGAACAACTCATTAAAATGGATAAACTAGCAGCAAATGCAAATTATTCCTCAGCTAAGCAACAATCGGTAGTGTATATAATTCCAGTAGTATTTCACATCGTACACCAATATGGTCCCGAAAATATTTCGGATGCAAAAGTGCGTGAAGCTATACGCGTAATGAACAATGATTTTAGAAAACTAAATGCCGATACAGCAAGCACAATTCCTGTTTTTCAATCTTTAATGGCCGATTGCGAAATAGAGTTTCGTTTAGCAACTCTTGATCCTAGTGGAAATTGTACCAATGGAATTGATCGTATTTATTCACCTGAAACCAATAATGGAGGTGAATCAGCAAAGTTTAATAAGTGGCCTCAAAATAAGTATTTAAATATTTGGGTAATCAAGAAAATGGGTCCCGGCCATTTAACAGCAGCTGCTTATGCGTATACTCCGAACAATCCTCCTCCAAGCGGCGATGGTATTATTTGTTTGTATGATTATGTAGGAACTAATCCCGGAAACACCCACACTTTATCGCATGAAGTTGGGCATTATTTAAACCTGAAGCATGTTTGGGGCTCAACCAATCAACCCAATGTTGCTTGCGGCGACGATAATGTTGCTGATACTCCAATCACCAAAGGATCTAATTCTGCCTGCTTACTTAATCTTAGTGTGTGCAATCCTCCAACCATTGAAAATGTACAAAATTTTATGGACTATTCCTTTTGCACAACTATGTTTACCTATGGACAAAAAACACGAATGCGCAATGCTTTATTGAGTACAACAGCCAATAGAAATAACTTGTGGAGCGCAGGAAATTTAGCAGCTACCGGAACAGCTAATGCTCCTGTTTTATGTGCCGCCGAATTTATTTCAAATAATTTTAATAATGTGATTTGTGAAAATGGAACTATATCTTTTTCAGATGTGTCATATAATGGGCAAATAAATTCTCGTACTTGGAATTGTCCTGGCGCAGTTTTATCTGGAACATCAAGCTTTTCCGATTCAATTGTTACCGTGCAATATCCTAGTTCTGGGATGTATGATGTAACATTAACAGTGGCAAATTCTACTGATACTGTGAGTGTAACTAAAACACAGTACATACAAGTTTTGCCTACTACTGCGGCTTATTCAGGGACTAATTTTACCGAAAGCTTTGAAGTGAATACGATTCCCGGAACTGATTGGGAAGAAAAAAATCCCGATAATGGAAGTGTTATATGGACACGTACCACTGCAGCGGCTAGTTCAGGAAGTTACTGTGCGTTTATCGAAAACTACAGCGCCGATTCGGCAGATGTGGACGAATTAATTGGACCAACGATTAGCATTGCACCTATTGCAAATCCCCTTTTTACGTTTAAGGCAGCTTTTAGACGTAAAACAAGTGGAGATGCAGATGCTTTAAAAATATATACTTCCGTTGATTGTGGGAAAAACTGGGCACTACGAAAAACAATAACAGCAAGTGTACTTGAATCAGTAACCGGACCAAGTACAGCGTATTTTATTCCAACAGCCAACGACTGGGAAACTCATACAGTAAGTATTGCCAATTTACTTTCGAGTACCAATGCCCGTATCAAATTTCAGTTTATTTCAGGTGGAGGAAATAACTTGTACCTCGATGATATAAATATTATTACAAATTTGAATACAAGTGATTTGTCTGAAGAAAATTTGAACTTCCAAGTATTCCCTAACCCAACAAATACTTCTGCAACTGTTTCCTTTAATTTAGAAAAATCTCAAAAGGTAAAATTGTCTGTTAAAGATATAGTTGGAAAGGAAATTGAAACTGTTATTCAGGAAGAGCGACCAGCAGGGATTCAAAAAATTGATATTAATAAGCAAGGACAATATGCTGCAGGCGTTTATTATTTGAATTTGCAAATTGGAGAAAAAAACAGTGTAAGTAAGCTTCTAATTACACAAGAATAG
- a CDS encoding T9SS type A sorting domain-containing protein, with protein sequence MKKSIRIFCTGAILCFSNLLTAQMRQGNWCGSYEEFEQAMQQDKMFEQKQRELEQFTEKYVAQNPIDRASASAKNSSVVRIIPVVVHVIHANGPENISKAQILSEIDALNRDFRRNNSDTTATPGPFKSIAADCEIEFQMAKLDPNGNCTDGINRVYSPLTVYARNNVKSLIYWPSNKYMNIWIVKSIRRADGTLPPAGTIIAGFAQFPGGSAATDGLVIASANFGTIGSAQGNKGRTTVHEVGHWLNLRHIWADDNGACSGSDFVNDTPNQGSENFSTCPTFPMLDACSPSGNGINFSNYMDYTDELCQNMYTVGQAARMNAALSSSTSNRNNLWSAGNLTATGVSTPTILCVANFSTNAPGNIVCEGAQISFSDVSFNGAATSRTWNFPGGTLVTPSTLSDSIVTIQYPIAGNYDVTLSVSNSTGSATVTKTGFVKVLPAIAAYNSTFYSESFENSALPNADWEIANLDGGVPVWQQNTALGFSGSACASLQNFSGDSADIDELISPTFNAANIPNLNFSFQVAYAMKNTGDNDALKIYTSIDCGRSWTLRTTINATTLDGSNPAQTAAFVPTLPSQWHKETVSVANLANKSNARIKFQFIGGGGNNIYIDDINIITPVGISENSTSELNFSLYPNPAKEGSVVYFNLNEKSSAKLEVFSILGNVVEGSNLGQLLPGMQKIEIGKSGTLSKGVYFVKVTVNNRTGIKKLTIE encoded by the coding sequence ATGAAAAAGAGTATTCGTATTTTTTGTACAGGTGCAATTCTTTGTTTCAGCAATCTTCTTACAGCACAAATGCGTCAGGGTAACTGGTGCGGTTCGTATGAAGAATTCGAACAAGCGATGCAACAAGATAAAATGTTTGAGCAAAAACAACGCGAGCTCGAGCAATTTACTGAAAAGTATGTTGCACAAAATCCCATAGATAGAGCTAGTGCTTCTGCAAAGAACAGTTCAGTTGTGCGTATTATTCCGGTAGTGGTTCACGTTATACATGCCAATGGACCGGAAAATATTTCTAAAGCTCAAATTCTAAGCGAAATTGATGCATTGAACCGCGATTTTAGACGTAACAATTCGGATACTACTGCTACTCCCGGACCGTTTAAAAGCATTGCTGCTGATTGCGAAATTGAATTTCAAATGGCAAAACTAGATCCCAATGGGAATTGCACGGATGGTATTAATAGAGTTTATTCACCACTCACAGTTTATGCACGCAATAATGTAAAATCGCTGATTTATTGGCCAAGCAACAAGTACATGAACATATGGATTGTAAAATCAATTCGACGTGCTGATGGAACACTACCGCCTGCAGGTACCATCATTGCAGGATTTGCACAATTCCCAGGTGGGTCAGCTGCGACAGATGGATTAGTTATTGCTTCTGCTAATTTTGGAACTATAGGTTCTGCACAAGGAAATAAAGGAAGAACAACAGTTCACGAAGTTGGACATTGGTTAAACTTACGACATATATGGGCCGATGATAATGGCGCATGCTCTGGTTCTGACTTTGTTAATGATACTCCTAATCAGGGTAGCGAAAATTTTTCTACTTGTCCTACCTTCCCAATGCTTGATGCTTGCTCTCCTTCAGGAAATGGAATTAATTTTAGCAACTACATGGATTATACCGATGAGTTATGCCAAAACATGTATACAGTTGGACAGGCAGCACGAATGAATGCAGCACTATCCTCATCAACAAGTAATAGAAACAATTTGTGGTCAGCAGGGAATTTAACTGCCACCGGTGTTAGCACTCCAACAATTTTATGCGTGGCCAATTTCTCAACAAATGCTCCCGGTAATATTGTTTGTGAAGGAGCTCAAATTTCTTTTTCAGATGTTTCATTTAATGGTGCAGCTACTTCTCGAACCTGGAATTTTCCAGGAGGAACACTTGTGACTCCATCAACTCTTTCCGATTCTATTGTAACTATTCAATACCCAATTGCAGGAAATTACGATGTAACCTTATCAGTAAGTAATTCCACTGGCTCAGCTACTGTCACAAAAACTGGCTTTGTAAAGGTACTACCGGCTATTGCAGCATATAATTCTACTTTTTATTCAGAAAGCTTTGAAAACTCAGCCTTGCCAAATGCCGATTGGGAAATAGCAAATTTAGATGGCGGAGTTCCTGTATGGCAACAAAATACTGCACTCGGTTTTTCAGGAAGTGCTTGCGCTTCTCTACAAAACTTTTCAGGCGATTCAGCTGATATTGACGAATTGATTAGTCCAACTTTTAATGCAGCCAATATTCCGAATCTTAATTTTTCATTTCAGGTAGCTTATGCAATGAAAAATACCGGCGACAATGATGCCTTGAAAATTTATACTTCTATTGATTGTGGCCGAAGCTGGACATTAAGAACAACTATTAATGCAACGACCTTGGATGGCTCAAACCCAGCACAAACAGCTGCGTTTGTTCCAACCTTGCCGAGTCAGTGGCACAAGGAAACAGTAAGTGTAGCCAATCTCGCCAATAAATCTAATGCACGCATTAAGTTTCAATTTATTGGAGGTGGTGGTAACAACATTTATATTGATGATATCAATATTATTACTCCGGTTGGTATAAGTGAAAATAGTACTTCCGAATTAAATTTTAGTTTATATCCCAATCCAGCAAAAGAAGGCAGTGTTGTATATTTTAATTTAAACGAAAAGAGTAGTGCTAAACTGGAAGTGTTTTCAATCCTCGGAAATGTAGTAGAAGGTAGCAATTTAGGGCAACTATTGCCTGGCATGCAAAAAATTGAAATCGGCAAATCAGGTACTTTGTCTAAAGGAGTTTACTTTGTGAAAGTAACAGTGAACAATCGTACCGGCATCAAAAAACTAACCATCGAATAA
- a CDS encoding T9SS type A sorting domain-containing protein: MLYKNLLLLALLFSANLLNAQPSEFCATDSKVAESLKRYPQKLEKYNLQQKQNEERDQIQNSLGYTASKNANAIIVIPVVVHIIHENGLENISDAQVHDALRVLNDDFRKRNADTTQIIPAFQNVAADCQIEFKLAQIGPDGNCTNGIDRIYSSQTNIGDDGSKLNPWPDHKYYNIWVVKNINPGGIAGYAYYPGTAPPDAEGVIILHNYFGSIGTSSVFNSRVLTHETGHYLNLAHVWGSTNSPGIACGDDGVGDTPLTKGWTSCNINGSICTSGIKENVQNYMEYSYCEHMFTWGQKARMTAALNSSLGFRNSLWTTSNLIATGVNNAPILCKADFTSYPSSTTLCAGEILTFSDRSFNGVVNNWQWSFPGGTLVNGTTVNDAMPMVQYALAGNYNVSLTVSDGTTSVSSTKSNYVTVKPSVAQYNSNFYTESFENTTIPGADWSVVDLDGSGINWQISSVAASSGSLSAYINNNTAAPGEVNELISPAINISAIAAPYFTFKYAFAPSFSGSLDQLLVFVSSDCGKTWYQRKTINGANLATAAPTFSTYIPAPSDWKQSVVSIMNMANQANVRIKFKFKGEGGNNMYIDDVNIISTLAISNLDDISNEVQITPNPMDESADVSFYIPSKGKAEIKIINNIGEVIKVISQSNFSPGINHLTINRDNALPSGMYYLQLNINSEVLVKKLVVH, from the coding sequence ATGTTATATAAAAATCTGCTCTTACTTGCGCTATTATTTAGTGCAAATTTACTGAATGCCCAACCCAGTGAATTTTGTGCAACCGATAGCAAAGTTGCAGAGTCGCTGAAGCGCTATCCGCAAAAACTTGAAAAGTATAATTTGCAACAAAAGCAGAACGAAGAACGCGACCAAATTCAAAATTCACTAGGGTATACAGCTTCAAAGAATGCCAATGCTATTATTGTTATTCCGGTTGTTGTTCACATCATTCATGAAAATGGTCTTGAAAATATTTCCGATGCACAAGTGCACGATGCTTTACGTGTATTAAATGATGATTTTAGAAAACGAAATGCCGATACAACACAAATTATTCCTGCATTTCAGAATGTTGCCGCCGATTGCCAAATTGAGTTTAAATTAGCTCAGATTGGTCCTGATGGAAATTGTACCAATGGAATTGATCGGATTTATAGTAGCCAAACCAATATAGGAGATGACGGTAGTAAATTAAATCCTTGGCCCGATCATAAATACTACAATATTTGGGTAGTCAAGAATATTAACCCCGGTGGAATTGCTGGTTACGCTTATTATCCGGGAACTGCTCCTCCGGATGCTGAAGGTGTTATTATTTTGCACAACTACTTTGGAAGTATTGGCACCAGCTCTGTATTCAATTCAAGAGTGCTAACACACGAAACAGGACATTACCTTAATTTGGCTCATGTATGGGGAAGTACAAACAGCCCTGGAATTGCTTGTGGCGACGATGGAGTAGGAGATACACCACTCACAAAAGGTTGGACCAGTTGCAATATCAATGGTAGTATTTGTACTTCTGGAATAAAAGAAAATGTGCAAAATTACATGGAGTATTCTTATTGCGAACACATGTTTACCTGGGGTCAAAAGGCACGAATGACAGCTGCCCTCAATAGTTCATTAGGTTTCAGAAATTCGCTTTGGACAACTTCAAATTTAATTGCCACAGGAGTGAATAATGCTCCTATATTGTGTAAAGCTGATTTTACATCCTATCCTTCTTCAACTACTTTGTGTGCAGGCGAAATTCTTACTTTTTCTGACCGCTCTTTCAACGGTGTTGTTAATAACTGGCAATGGTCGTTTCCAGGCGGCACCCTTGTAAACGGAACTACTGTGAACGATGCAATGCCGATGGTGCAATATGCTCTTGCTGGAAACTATAATGTTTCGCTAACTGTGAGCGATGGAACAACAAGTGTTAGCAGCACTAAATCAAATTACGTTACAGTAAAGCCATCTGTGGCGCAATACAATTCAAATTTTTATACTGAAAGTTTTGAGAATACTACTATTCCTGGAGCTGATTGGTCGGTGGTTGATTTAGACGGTAGTGGTATTAATTGGCAAATCTCTTCAGTTGCAGCATCATCAGGAAGCCTAAGTGCATACATTAACAATAACACAGCAGCACCCGGCGAGGTAAATGAATTAATTAGTCCTGCAATAAATATTTCTGCAATAGCAGCGCCTTATTTTACCTTTAAGTACGCTTTTGCACCTAGTTTTTCAGGTAGCCTTGATCAATTGTTGGTTTTCGTTTCATCCGATTGCGGTAAAACTTGGTATCAACGAAAAACAATTAATGGTGCGAATCTAGCAACAGCCGCGCCTACATTTTCAACTTACATTCCTGCACCAAGCGATTGGAAGCAATCGGTTGTAAGTATAATGAATATGGCCAATCAAGCGAATGTGAGAATTAAGTTTAAGTTTAAAGGTGAAGGTGGTAATAATATGTATATCGATGATGTTAATATTATTAGTACGCTGGCTATCAGTAACCTTGACGATATTTCCAATGAAGTTCAAATTACTCCGAATCCAATGGACGAAAGTGCAGATGTATCATTTTACATACCCTCAAAAGGCAAAGCAGAAATTAAGATCATTAATAATATCGGTGAGGTGATAAAGGTTATTTCACAAAGCAATTTCTCTCCTGGTATTAATCATCTTACTATAAATAGAGACAATGCGCTACCATCCGGAATGTATTATTTGCAGCTGAATATAAATTCAGAGGTACTGGTAAAGAAATTAGTAGTTCACTAG
- a CDS encoding YfiR family protein produces the protein MTRFIKLAVVFTVILMSFGIRAADDTPSKIKATFIYNFTKYIEWPPSYKQGNFIIGIVGTTPLFKDLSAMAATKKAGAQPFEIQSYPNVNAISKCHLLFVASDNAANIKEITGKVKGYSTLIVSEKPGCAKLGAAINFVIQENKQRFELNKANAEKYNLKIGSSLAGLAILVE, from the coding sequence ATGACTCGCTTTATTAAATTAGCCGTTGTGTTTACCGTTATTCTGATGTCGTTTGGCATTAGAGCAGCGGATGATACACCCTCTAAAATAAAGGCAACATTTATTTACAATTTCACCAAATATATTGAGTGGCCCCCAAGTTATAAGCAAGGAAATTTTATTATTGGAATTGTTGGAACTACTCCCCTCTTTAAAGATTTGAGTGCTATGGCTGCAACCAAGAAAGCCGGTGCTCAGCCTTTTGAAATTCAAAGTTATCCTAACGTGAATGCCATCAGCAAATGTCACTTGTTATTTGTTGCTTCTGATAATGCTGCAAATATTAAAGAAATAACTGGTAAAGTGAAAGGTTACAGCACCCTCATCGTATCTGAAAAACCTGGTTGCGCTAAGCTTGGCGCAGCAATTAATTTCGTGATTCAAGAAAACAAACAACGTTTCGAATTAAATAAGGCAAATGCCGAAAAATATAATTTAAAAATAGGTTCCAGTCTTGCAGGATTGGCCATTTTAGTGGAATAA
- a CDS encoding SpoIIE family protein phosphatase, whose product MKFRFTIGRKIGTGFGILILSTLAAFIFTNQTLKESRRINHKINQVYNPSLKALDELNKVVLISKPLISYWVNVQRSNEDPDKQKLRDNIFRDYPSVKGRIKGLSLRWRKDDRDSINDVFEKIDDLFHVHQEIMDTIKEFESYNDPLIIFFCGPLAETGGDIDLKTQAVQQKLSRIIERQNRDSKKINSDMLVSFKTLTTIVTGLGIALLIGGILIAIFTVRSIVRPISYLKRILISMGKGVLPNEKIKNRNDEIGEMSLALNDLVDGLRSTTDFAKEVGSGNFASEYNPLSEKDTLGHALLKMRSELDENERFLEAKVIERTEEVVKQKEEIESKNQILEVLYKQVTDSIRYAKRIQEAILPPQSILRIILPNSFILFKPKDIVSGDFYWVEQKNGKTLFSAVDCTGHGVPGAFMSIVAYNILKYVVNNNNETQPARILDALNIGVSETLHQSNSESQSRDGMDLALCAIDFVKKELQFAGAYNPLYLVRKGQLLEFKADKFPIGYYTGTTAKPYKNNVIDLQSGDMIYIFSDGYVDQFGGPNGKKYMANRFRNLLLEICDKPVEEQKKILDNQLLDWQGVHEQVDDILVIGLKIS is encoded by the coding sequence ATGAAATTCAGATTTACCATTGGTAGAAAAATTGGAACCGGATTCGGGATCCTCATTCTGTCAACTCTTGCTGCATTTATTTTCACCAATCAAACCCTTAAAGAAAGTCGTCGGATTAACCATAAAATCAATCAGGTATACAACCCATCTTTAAAAGCACTTGATGAGTTGAATAAAGTGGTGTTAATTTCTAAACCATTAATCAGCTATTGGGTGAATGTTCAGCGATCAAACGAAGATCCCGATAAACAAAAGTTACGCGATAATATTTTCCGTGATTATCCTTCCGTAAAAGGGCGCATAAAAGGTTTATCGTTGCGCTGGAGAAAAGACGACAGAGATTCGATTAATGATGTGTTTGAAAAAATTGATGACCTTTTTCATGTGCATCAAGAAATTATGGATACCATTAAAGAGTTTGAGTCTTACAACGACCCCCTCATCATTTTCTTTTGTGGCCCCTTGGCTGAAACCGGTGGGGATATTGACCTTAAAACACAAGCGGTACAACAAAAATTATCGCGCATTATTGAACGCCAAAATCGGGATTCAAAAAAAATAAACAGCGATATGCTGGTTTCATTCAAGACTTTAACCACAATTGTTACCGGTCTTGGAATAGCCTTGTTAATTGGTGGAATTTTAATTGCCATCTTTACTGTAAGAAGTATTGTTCGCCCTATTTCGTACCTTAAAAGGATACTTATTTCAATGGGAAAGGGTGTTTTACCGAATGAGAAAATAAAAAACAGGAATGATGAAATTGGAGAAATGTCATTGGCGCTTAATGATTTGGTGGATGGGTTAAGAAGTACCACAGATTTTGCAAAGGAGGTTGGTTCCGGAAACTTTGCTTCCGAATACAATCCTTTAAGTGAGAAGGATACTTTAGGGCATGCGCTGTTAAAGATGCGTAGTGAATTAGATGAAAACGAACGTTTTTTGGAGGCAAAAGTTATTGAGCGAACCGAAGAGGTTGTTAAACAAAAAGAAGAAATCGAATCCAAAAATCAAATACTCGAAGTACTCTATAAACAAGTTACCGACAGTATCCGCTACGCAAAAAGGATACAGGAAGCGATACTTCCACCACAAAGTATTTTGCGAATTATTTTACCAAACTCATTTATTCTTTTTAAGCCCAAAGACATTGTTAGTGGTGACTTTTATTGGGTGGAACAAAAAAACGGGAAAACACTCTTTTCAGCGGTAGATTGCACAGGTCATGGAGTTCCCGGAGCGTTTATGAGTATTGTTGCGTACAACATCTTAAAGTACGTAGTAAATAACAATAACGAAACCCAGCCTGCCCGAATTTTAGATGCATTGAATATTGGTGTTAGCGAAACACTTCATCAATCAAACAGCGAATCACAAAGCCGCGATGGAATGGATTTAGCCCTTTGTGCCATAGATTTCGTAAAAAAAGAATTACAATTCGCAGGAGCTTACAACCCTCTCTATTTGGTAAGAAAAGGTCAATTGCTTGAATTTAAAGCCGATAAATTTCCTATTGGTTATTATACCGGAACAACCGCCAAGCCTTATAAAAACAACGTTATTGATCTACAATCAGGCGATATGATTTATATATTTTCGGATGGATATGTTGATCAGTTTGGAGGCCCTAATGGTAAAAAATATATGGCAAACCGATTTCGAAACTTATTACTCGAAATTTGTGATAAACCTGTAGAGGAACAGAAAAAAATTCTCGACAATCAACTGCTTGATTGGCAAGGGGTGCATGAACAAGTAGACGATATTTTGGTTATTGGATTAAAAATTTCCTAA
- a CDS encoding KUP/HAK/KT family potassium transporter: MSSSHHIHKVNAAGLLVTLGIIFGDIGTSPLYVLKAIVGEAPINAETVMGGISCIFWTLTLQTTIKYVILTLRADNKGEGGIFSLYTLVKKTKIKWLLFPAVIGGSAILAEGIITPPISVSSAIEGLRMIDSLRHIPTVPIVIIIIFLLFAIQQFGTKSIGKLFGPVMLIWFTMLGTLGFIHLCENWQVLKAINPYYAYVLLAEHPNGFWLLGAVFLCTTGAEALYSDLGHCGKENIRISWTFVKTTLLLNYFGQGAWLISQEGSWLGSTNPFYALMPTWFLPFGIVLATVSTVVASQALISGSFTLINEAIRLNFWPKARIKYPGDIKGQLYIPSVNWFLCVGCIIVVLYFEESSKMEAAYGLTIILGMLMSSRLLTYFMKIKKYWRPLIWLFIAVYLVVELAFFVAQLGKFTNGGWISLMIALFLTSIMLIWFYARKIRNRYIEFVTLADYLPILEDLSHDLTVPKYATHLVYLTSADKITEIESKIIYSIMQKQPKRADIYWFVHVDVVDEPYRMEYKVSEFIHDDVIRIDFRLGFRVAPRINLMFRKAVEDLVRNNEVDITSRYKSLNKNNIIGDFRFIVIEKFVSYENDLPFIEKIILDIYSVLKHLSLSEPRAFGLDTSSVTVETVPLIIAPPKNINMVRVQ, translated from the coding sequence ATGTCTTCTTCCCATCACATCCATAAAGTAAATGCTGCCGGACTACTTGTAACGTTAGGTATTATTTTTGGCGACATTGGAACATCTCCTCTTTATGTATTAAAAGCAATTGTGGGCGAAGCTCCAATCAATGCTGAAACTGTGATGGGAGGTATAAGTTGCATATTTTGGACCCTCACTTTACAGACTACAATCAAGTATGTAATTTTAACGCTCCGGGCGGATAATAAGGGCGAGGGTGGCATTTTTTCTTTGTACACCTTGGTAAAGAAAACCAAAATTAAATGGTTGCTTTTTCCTGCAGTAATTGGCGGTAGCGCAATTTTAGCAGAAGGTATTATAACGCCTCCTATTTCTGTTTCCTCTGCAATCGAAGGATTGAGAATGATTGATTCATTGCGTCATATTCCAACTGTTCCCATTGTTATCATTATTATTTTTTTACTCTTTGCTATTCAACAATTCGGAACTAAATCAATAGGAAAACTATTTGGTCCTGTAATGCTCATTTGGTTTACCATGCTTGGAACACTAGGTTTTATTCACCTTTGCGAAAACTGGCAGGTATTAAAAGCAATAAATCCTTACTATGCCTACGTGTTACTTGCTGAGCATCCAAACGGATTCTGGTTATTGGGGGCGGTATTTTTATGCACCACCGGAGCCGAAGCACTTTATTCCGATTTAGGGCATTGCGGTAAGGAGAACATTCGCATTTCCTGGACTTTTGTAAAAACAACTTTGCTTTTAAATTACTTCGGACAAGGGGCCTGGTTAATTTCACAAGAAGGTAGCTGGTTAGGTTCAACAAACCCATTTTATGCGCTAATGCCTACCTGGTTTTTACCATTTGGAATTGTGTTGGCCACAGTTTCTACCGTTGTTGCTAGCCAGGCTTTGATTAGCGGATCATTTACATTGATAAATGAGGCAATACGTTTAAATTTTTGGCCCAAAGCACGCATTAAGTACCCTGGTGATATTAAAGGTCAATTGTACATTCCATCGGTGAATTGGTTTTTATGTGTAGGTTGCATTATTGTGGTACTTTATTTTGAAGAATCGTCAAAAATGGAAGCAGCCTATGGTTTGACAATTATTTTAGGAATGTTAATGTCGTCGAGGCTACTCACTTATTTTATGAAAATAAAAAAGTACTGGCGTCCTTTGATTTGGTTGTTTATTGCTGTTTATTTAGTAGTAGAGTTGGCCTTTTTTGTTGCTCAATTAGGGAAATTTACAAATGGTGGTTGGATTAGCTTAATGATTGCACTATTCCTTACATCTATTATGCTTATTTGGTTTTATGCGCGCAAAATTCGCAATCGGTATATTGAGTTTGTTACGCTAGCAGATTATTTACCCATTTTAGAGGATTTGAGTCACGACCTAACTGTTCCAAAGTATGCAACCCATTTAGTTTACCTTACCAGTGCCGACAAAATAACTGAAATTGAATCGAAAATTATTTATTCCATCATGCAAAAACAACCCAAACGTGCAGATATCTATTGGTTTGTGCATGTTGACGTTGTGGATGAACCTTATCGAATGGAATACAAGGTAAGCGAGTTTATACACGATGATGTAATACGAATCGATTTTAGGTTAGGATTTAGAGTAGCCCCGCGTATTAATTTAATGTTTAGAAAAGCGGTGGAAGATTTGGTTCGAAATAACGAAGTTGATATTACAAGTAGGTACAAGTCTTTAAATAAAAACAATATTATAGGTGATTTTAGATTCATTGTAATTGAAAAATTCGTTTCCTATGAAAATGATTTGCCCTTTATTGAAAAAATCATTTTAGACATTTATTCCGTATTAAAGCACCTTAGCTTATCTGAACCCCGCGCCTTTGGCTTGGATACTAGCTCTGTAACTGTTGAAACTGTACCGTTGATAATTGCTCCACCCAAAAATATTAACATGGTACGAGTGCAATAA